One window of the Chryseobacterium camelliae genome contains the following:
- a CDS encoding thioredoxin family protein: protein MDTPSNMVELGTKAPFFELPNPSATNELQSLDELKGEKGTLIIFMCNHCPFVLHVIDKLNELYEDYQEKGIEFIAINANDAEKYPADSPEKMIEFQIERRFDFPYLYDESQAVAKAYDAACTPDFYFFDEKLDLIYRGQMDDSRPGNHKEVTGEDLIIAFENLLSGEPQEEIQRPSMGCNIKWK from the coding sequence ATGGATACGCCCTCAAATATGGTGGAATTAGGTACCAAAGCACCTTTTTTCGAACTTCCCAACCCATCTGCAACCAATGAATTACAGTCTCTTGATGAGCTGAAAGGAGAGAAAGGGACACTGATTATCTTCATGTGCAACCATTGTCCGTTCGTCCTTCATGTGATTGACAAGCTGAATGAACTGTACGAAGATTATCAGGAAAAAGGAATAGAATTCATCGCTATCAACGCGAATGATGCAGAAAAATATCCTGCTGATTCCCCTGAAAAGATGATCGAATTCCAGATCGAAAGAAGATTTGATTTCCCGTACTTATATGACGAAAGCCAGGCTGTAGCGAAAGCATACGATGCTGCCTGTACTCCGGATTTTTACTTCTTCGATGAAAAGCTGGACCTGATCTACAGAGGACAGATGGATGATTCCAGACCGGGGAATCATAAAGAAGTAACCGGCGAAGACCTGATCATCGCTTTTGAAAACCTGCTGTCCGGAGAACCGCAGGAAGAAATCCAAAGGCCAAGCATGGGATGTAATATCAAGTGGAAATAA
- a CDS encoding trehalase family glycosidase — MNQPLYIHEIQDLFDDVQRSEIFEDQKMMTDAVPLFPVTEINEKYRTEKQLKDFDLKKFVLSNFEFLGAKVSLQKEDHLLIEDHIERLWDELTRTSYEEKGTLLRLPKPYIVPGGRFNEFFYWDSYFIMLGLQVSGRVEMMEHIIENCAYLIHTYGFVPNGSRTHFLTRSQPPYFSLMLDLLFETMGDESIYSTYYGTLEKEYAFWMNGEAQLENGSAIKRVVKTDSGDILNRYYDAENEPRPESYLIDIRDSENAGTEFYRNIRSACESGWDFSSRWFADREHIQTIETLNLAEIDLNCLLWHLEKTLAKSSALQQLTEKEEQFNEKAALRRKLINTYFWDTDSGTYKDYHTEKNAVTSSVHIAMLYPLFLGLADAEQAKLVAEKISQEFLYPGGLVTTTKNSGQQWDLPNAWAPYQWLGFKSMKNYGFHELAEQIRDHWCGNVERIYRNTGKLMEKYNALDTESIAGGGEYPNQDGFGWTNGVYLKLKNS; from the coding sequence ATGAATCAACCGCTCTATATACACGAAATTCAAGACCTTTTTGATGATGTTCAGAGATCTGAGATTTTTGAAGACCAGAAAATGATGACCGATGCCGTTCCGTTGTTTCCGGTTACCGAAATCAATGAGAAATACCGGACGGAAAAGCAGCTGAAAGATTTTGACCTGAAAAAATTTGTCCTTTCAAACTTTGAATTCCTTGGAGCAAAAGTTTCCCTTCAGAAAGAGGATCATCTGCTTATTGAAGATCATATCGAAAGGCTCTGGGATGAACTCACCAGAACCTCGTATGAAGAAAAAGGGACTTTACTCAGGCTTCCCAAACCTTATATTGTTCCCGGAGGACGCTTTAATGAGTTTTTTTACTGGGACAGCTATTTCATAATGCTCGGCCTGCAGGTTTCGGGACGGGTAGAAATGATGGAGCATATTATTGAAAACTGTGCTTACCTGATTCATACCTACGGTTTTGTGCCGAACGGAAGCAGGACGCATTTCCTGACCCGCTCTCAGCCGCCTTATTTTTCGCTGATGCTGGATCTGCTTTTTGAAACCATGGGTGATGAATCCATATATAGTACATATTACGGGACGCTGGAAAAAGAATATGCCTTCTGGATGAACGGTGAAGCACAGCTGGAAAATGGCTCAGCGATAAAGCGGGTGGTGAAAACGGATTCAGGCGATATCCTCAACAGGTATTATGATGCGGAAAACGAACCGCGTCCTGAAAGTTATCTGATTGATATAAGGGACAGTGAAAATGCGGGGACGGAATTCTACAGGAATATCAGGAGTGCCTGTGAGTCAGGCTGGGACTTTTCCAGCCGGTGGTTTGCTGACAGGGAACATATTCAAACGATTGAAACACTGAATCTGGCAGAAATAGACCTGAACTGTCTTTTATGGCACCTGGAAAAAACGCTGGCCAAATCTTCAGCACTTCAGCAATTGACTGAAAAAGAAGAACAATTCAATGAAAAGGCTGCTTTACGTAGAAAACTGATCAATACCTATTTCTGGGACACGGATTCCGGGACTTATAAAGATTATCACACGGAAAAAAATGCGGTAACCTCATCGGTTCACATTGCTATGCTTTATCCTTTATTTCTTGGGCTGGCCGATGCGGAACAGGCGAAATTGGTTGCAGAAAAGATCAGTCAGGAATTCCTTTACCCAGGCGGGCTGGTAACGACTACCAAAAACAGCGGACAGCAGTGGGATCTTCCGAATGCCTGGGCACCGTATCAGTGGCTGGGCTTTAAATCGATGAAGAACTACGGGTTTCACGAACTGGCTGAACAAATCAGGGATCACTGGTGTGGAAATGTAGAAAGGATTTACCGGAATACGGGGAAACTAATGGAAAAGTACAATGCCCTGGATACGGAAAGCATTGCCGGAGGAGGGGAATATCCTAACCAGGACGGTTTTGGATGGACCAACGGCGTATACCTCAAATTAAAAAACAGTTAA
- a CDS encoding MBL fold metallo-hydrolase has translation MFQIQGFVFNFASENTYILYNEQQNAWLIDPGNSNEQETRAIENFISEKGLKIRKILLTHAHIDHVMGLQWAFDTFKVPVVIHQEDKEVLDMFQISGMRFGMSLNHIQTDLEYINEGDELDLDGETFAVYHVPGHSPGSIVYHHKNQKFMISGDVLFEGSIGRTDLYKGNYEQLISGIKNKLFILDDETQVFSGHGNPTTIGFEKQHNPFLK, from the coding sequence ATGTTTCAGATTCAGGGCTTCGTATTTAATTTCGCAAGTGAAAACACCTATATCCTTTATAATGAACAGCAGAATGCATGGCTGATTGATCCGGGCAACAGCAACGAACAGGAAACCAGAGCCATAGAGAATTTCATCAGTGAAAAAGGATTAAAGATCCGGAAAATTCTGCTAACCCACGCTCACATTGACCATGTAATGGGACTGCAATGGGCTTTTGACACGTTCAAAGTTCCCGTGGTCATACATCAGGAAGATAAGGAAGTGCTTGACATGTTCCAGATCAGCGGGATGAGGTTCGGGATGAGTCTTAATCACATCCAAACAGATCTTGAATACATTAACGAAGGCGATGAACTTGACCTCGATGGTGAAACATTTGCTGTTTACCATGTTCCCGGCCATTCGCCCGGAAGTATCGTTTACCACCATAAAAATCAGAAATTCATGATTTCCGGTGATGTTCTTTTTGAAGGCAGCATCGGAAGGACTGACCTGTATAAAGGAAATTATGAACAACTGATCAGCGGGATCAAAAACAAACTTTTCATCCTCGATGATGAAACGCAGGTGTTCTCAGGACACGGAAATCCCACGACCATCGGTTTTGAAAAGCAGCACAATCCGTTTTTAAAATAA
- a CDS encoding MFS transporter has translation MKNFNIKAVLFLNYFVFAILLNSVGTVILQVQQNFGISKSHASVLEGFKDLPIAICSFILASFLPKIGIKNSMLAALLMVTCMCFIMPFANAFWFFKLLFAIVGVSFALIKISVFTSIGLVTSTDKEHSSFMGYLEGFFMIGVLMGNVMFSLFTDDHNPGSTHWLNVYWVLGGLSALSFIFLLLSKLDEHEAKSEKTDLIGDVRNSISLFRYKKVLFFLLCAFLFVLVEQSFQTWTPTFYKEILKMPTSMSIQAGAVLAGAFALGRFLSGFFSRKFSWIYVVSFCVMGFAVSILLVLPLTHNIHIGAGTTWLNAPVVVYLFPLMGGLLAPIYPSINSVILASIPKYLHSSMSGLIVVFSAIGGTIGSVITGFVFQEFSGQQAFYLSLIPLSLLIISAVIMNRLKIQPKN, from the coding sequence ATGAAAAATTTCAACATCAAAGCCGTTTTGTTTTTAAATTATTTTGTCTTTGCCATCCTTCTGAATTCGGTGGGAACGGTGATCTTGCAGGTGCAGCAGAACTTTGGTATTTCCAAGTCCCATGCGAGTGTCCTCGAAGGTTTTAAAGACCTGCCGATTGCCATCTGCTCTTTCATCCTGGCCTCTTTCCTGCCAAAAATAGGAATTAAGAATTCTATGCTGGCTGCGCTGCTGATGGTTACGTGCATGTGCTTCATTATGCCTTTCGCTAATGCATTCTGGTTTTTTAAGCTTTTATTTGCTATTGTGGGCGTATCCTTCGCTTTAATCAAAATTTCAGTTTTTACTTCCATCGGATTGGTAACTTCTACAGATAAGGAACATTCCAGTTTCATGGGCTATCTGGAAGGGTTTTTTATGATCGGCGTATTAATGGGCAATGTAATGTTCAGCCTGTTTACAGACGATCATAATCCCGGGTCAACCCATTGGCTGAATGTGTACTGGGTTCTGGGAGGGCTTTCCGCTTTGTCTTTTATATTCCTGTTGCTCTCAAAACTGGATGAGCATGAAGCCAAAAGTGAAAAAACCGATCTTATCGGAGATGTACGAAACAGCATAAGTTTGTTCAGATATAAAAAAGTACTTTTTTTCCTGCTGTGCGCCTTTCTTTTTGTTCTGGTAGAGCAAAGTTTCCAGACCTGGACACCAACTTTTTACAAAGAGATTTTAAAGATGCCGACTTCTATGAGCATCCAGGCAGGAGCGGTTCTCGCGGGAGCTTTTGCGTTGGGAAGGTTTCTGTCAGGATTTTTCTCAAGGAAGTTCAGCTGGATCTATGTTGTTTCTTTCTGTGTGATGGGTTTTGCTGTAAGTATCCTGCTGGTGTTGCCTTTAACGCATAATATTCATATCGGCGCCGGAACCACCTGGCTGAACGCGCCTGTAGTCGTATACCTGTTTCCTCTGATGGGCGGTTTGCTGGCGCCTATCTATCCGAGCATCAACTCGGTGATCCTGGCTTCCATTCCTAAATACCTCCATAGTTCAATGTCCGGCCTGATCGTGGTCTTTTCCGCCATAGGAGGGACAATAGGATCCGTGATTACCGGATTTGTATTCCAGGAATTCAGCGGGCAACAGGCTTTCTATTTGTCATTGATTCCGCTGTCTCTGCTTATAATTTCTGCTGTGATCATGAATAGATTAAAAATACAACCTAAAAATTAA
- a CDS encoding AraC family transcriptional regulator, with protein sequence MKVAFERIIPDEKNSFRTLHNTVPISGFRWEYHYHPEIELVCVVAGSGTRHVGYHKSNYTDGDLVLIGSNIPHSGFGLNSIDPHEEIVLQFKEEILRFPPQEVEARSIKDLLERSQYGILFHRKIKKSMLPRLKLMVETEGYKRYLMLLEILFELSQCTDYDLLNKEIMPYTIIAKNKTRLENIFTFVEHHYDREINIDEVARLANLTLPAFCNFFKKATQITFTEFVNRYRINKACLMMAQDKTISECSYSCGFNNVTYFNRMFKKYTEKTPSEFMKNFSHNKVNVDLNPEREAKARVGF encoded by the coding sequence ATGAAAGTTGCTTTTGAAAGAATAATCCCTGATGAAAAGAACTCTTTCCGTACCCTGCACAATACAGTACCCATTTCAGGGTTCAGGTGGGAATACCATTACCACCCTGAAATCGAACTGGTCTGCGTAGTAGCCGGAAGCGGGACACGGCATGTAGGATACCACAAGAGCAATTATACGGACGGAGACCTGGTATTAATCGGCTCCAATATACCACATTCCGGATTCGGACTGAATTCTATTGATCCGCATGAGGAAATTGTACTCCAGTTCAAAGAAGAAATCCTCCGGTTCCCACCGCAGGAAGTAGAGGCCAGGTCCATTAAAGATCTTCTGGAACGGTCCCAATACGGAATTCTTTTTCACCGGAAGATCAAAAAGTCGATGCTTCCCAGGCTGAAACTGATGGTAGAAACAGAAGGTTACAAAAGGTATCTCATGCTGCTGGAAATCCTGTTTGAACTTTCCCAGTGCACGGATTACGATCTTTTGAACAAAGAAATCATGCCCTACACTATTATTGCCAAAAACAAAACCCGCCTGGAAAATATATTCACCTTTGTAGAACATCATTATGACCGGGAAATCAATATTGACGAGGTTGCCAGGCTGGCGAACCTTACCCTGCCCGCTTTCTGCAATTTTTTCAAAAAAGCCACGCAGATCACCTTTACGGAATTCGTAAACCGGTACCGGATCAATAAAGCCTGCCTGATGATGGCCCAGGATAAAACCATTTCAGAATGCAGCTACAGCTGCGGTTTTAATAATGTCACTTATTTCAACAGGATGTTTAAAAAGTATACTGAAAAAACACCCTCAGAATTCATGAAAAACTTTTCGCATAACAAAGTAAACGTTGATCTGAATCCTGAAAGAGAAGCAAAAGCCAGAGTTGGTTTCTGA
- a CDS encoding TonB-dependent receptor: protein MRKKSILLLAGTATLYFNNAYAQEVPKDSTRSASIEQVVITGNSNPKKKIESSTAISTFTAKEIQKQNPISAAALLQRVPGFAVETSGGEVGNNLFARGIPSAGAYEFVQVQEDGLPVFEDGALQFANADNFFRVDNSVSRLEALRGGSGSIFANNSPGGLINFITKEGSNDFRGTAKLETSTYGLMRTDINVGGALVKDRLFFNVGGFYRTDDGIRKTGFKANNGGQIRMNLKYVFDKGYVKIYYKKLDDRNTFFLPIPLTQNGNDLKEFPGFDANYGTYSYRNISQLNIPQAGGGFFSRNLEDGIHPKVDVLGAEFKYDIGNNFSVINKTRYTNINMNYTGIFPAGGPQGAADYALANGISGNTFQYSLVSNGTVVNPTYVQKLGFWAIDKQMNNFVNDVQFNYKFDQGNVTAGFYKSNWRSHQYWNWSNILTTASDRPELLNLVDTSLNPNSTGYSKTYNGVANMSFLLRDSQIQGSLNDLYLNLDYNITEDLSFNGGIRYSRDFYKGYGVNTTTGNLNNSGLTTDGTHSFATTTADDNMSVLGNKYTYWNYDVNKVSFTTALNYKINTENAVYARFSNGFRSPNEEAYYNNMNSLSAIKPVTTNQVEVGYKYYSRTFDVAVIPFYSTLKNLSFTDVFSDGTSENKFANTTNIGVELEGYARLFNNVLEVTFNGTVQNPKYKHFTGKNADGTAFNYDGNTVRRMPKFYFNIAPAVNITKSWRAYVSMNYYGKRFQDEANSDKNTLPSFTEVGAGTSYRLGKIRFAVDGTNIFNTIGITEGDPRSPLTGAGDIRMARPIMGAAVRASITLDF from the coding sequence ATGAGAAAAAAATCAATCCTCTTGCTTGCAGGAACGGCTACGCTTTATTTTAATAATGCTTATGCGCAGGAAGTTCCGAAAGACTCCACAAGATCCGCATCCATTGAACAGGTGGTGATTACGGGAAATTCAAATCCCAAAAAGAAAATAGAATCCAGTACGGCGATTTCTACTTTTACGGCAAAGGAAATCCAGAAGCAAAATCCGATCAGTGCGGCTGCCCTGCTGCAAAGGGTTCCTGGTTTTGCTGTGGAGACTTCAGGAGGGGAAGTAGGAAATAACCTTTTCGCAAGGGGGATCCCTTCTGCCGGGGCCTATGAATTTGTACAGGTACAGGAAGACGGGCTTCCGGTTTTTGAAGACGGCGCTTTACAGTTTGCCAATGCCGATAACTTTTTCCGGGTGGATAATTCAGTGAGCAGGCTGGAGGCTTTAAGAGGAGGTTCGGGATCTATTTTTGCCAATAATTCTCCGGGTGGACTGATCAATTTCATTACGAAGGAGGGCAGCAACGACTTCAGGGGAACTGCAAAGCTGGAAACCAGCACCTATGGGCTGATGCGTACGGATATTAATGTGGGCGGAGCCTTGGTAAAAGACAGGTTATTCTTTAATGTCGGAGGTTTTTACAGGACCGATGACGGGATCCGGAAAACAGGGTTTAAGGCCAATAACGGAGGCCAGATCAGGATGAACCTGAAATATGTTTTCGATAAAGGATATGTGAAGATCTACTATAAAAAACTGGATGACCGGAATACATTCTTCCTTCCGATTCCTCTGACGCAGAATGGGAATGACCTGAAAGAGTTTCCTGGTTTTGATGCCAATTATGGAACCTACAGCTACAGGAATATCAGCCAGCTGAACATACCTCAGGCAGGGGGCGGCTTTTTCAGCAGGAACCTGGAAGACGGGATCCATCCGAAAGTGGATGTTCTGGGAGCGGAATTTAAATATGATATCGGCAATAATTTCTCTGTCATCAATAAAACGAGGTATACCAATATCAATATGAATTACACCGGGATTTTCCCGGCAGGCGGGCCGCAGGGTGCCGCTGATTATGCACTGGCGAATGGGATCAGCGGAAATACCTTTCAGTATTCCCTGGTGAGCAACGGTACGGTTGTAAACCCGACCTATGTGCAGAAACTGGGATTCTGGGCCATAGACAAGCAGATGAATAATTTTGTGAACGATGTACAGTTTAACTACAAATTTGACCAGGGAAACGTGACGGCAGGTTTCTACAAGTCAAACTGGAGATCTCACCAATACTGGAACTGGAGCAACATCTTAACTACAGCTTCCGACAGGCCTGAACTCCTGAATCTCGTCGATACCTCATTAAATCCGAACAGTACAGGATATTCCAAAACCTACAACGGCGTAGCCAATATGTCATTCCTGCTCAGGGATTCCCAGATACAGGGAAGCCTGAATGACCTGTACCTGAATCTGGACTATAACATCACCGAAGATTTAAGTTTTAATGGAGGAATCCGCTACAGCCGCGATTTTTATAAAGGCTATGGTGTCAATACAACAACGGGTAACCTGAATAACTCCGGCCTGACTACCGACGGGACGCATAGCTTTGCTACTACCACAGCGGATGATAATATGTCCGTATTAGGAAATAAATATACCTACTGGAATTACGATGTGAACAAGGTTTCCTTTACTACGGCGCTGAACTATAAAATCAATACGGAAAATGCCGTTTATGCAAGATTTTCAAACGGATTCAGGTCTCCGAATGAAGAAGCTTACTATAACAATATGAACAGCTTATCTGCAATCAAACCGGTTACGACCAATCAGGTGGAAGTAGGATATAAATATTATTCCAGGACTTTTGATGTTGCTGTGATTCCATTTTATTCTACCCTCAAGAATTTATCATTTACCGATGTATTCTCGGACGGGACGTCTGAAAATAAATTTGCCAATACCACCAATATAGGAGTGGAGCTGGAAGGGTATGCAAGGTTGTTCAATAATGTACTTGAAGTAACATTCAACGGGACTGTTCAGAATCCTAAATACAAACATTTTACAGGAAAAAATGCAGATGGAACGGCCTTTAATTATGACGGGAATACAGTGCGGAGAATGCCGAAGTTCTATTTCAATATTGCTCCTGCTGTGAATATTACCAAATCCTGGAGGGCCTATGTAAGTATGAATTATTACGGAAAACGCTTCCAGGATGAAGCCAACTCGGATAAAAATACGCTTCCTTCTTTTACTGAAGTAGGGGCGGGAACATCCTATCGGTTAGGTAAGATCCGCTTTGCGGTGGACGGAACCAATATCTTCAACACAATCGGGATTACAGAAGGCGATCCGAGATCGCCGTTAACCGGAGCAGGAGATATACGCATGGCCAGGCCGATTATGGGGGCTGCGGTAAGAGCTTCCATTACTTTGGATTTCTAA
- a CDS encoding TetR/AcrR family transcriptional regulator produces MGLHERRQREKESIRANILDAAFSLAKTEGWGALSIRKIADAIEYSAPVVYDYFENKEAILFDISLKGFNLLHKELIKAKDRFETPEEQLTAVVDAYWNFAFKNKEYYQLMFGVGMQCCGKGQMKQEVSSFQDMLYDCTFEIIQKKGSNPESACNSSHALFSAVHGLISIMMMRNGDIPSTMNKTTLDETVSAFIKSL; encoded by the coding sequence ATGGGCTTACACGAACGCCGTCAACGGGAAAAAGAATCTATACGCGCCAATATTCTGGATGCGGCTTTTTCTTTGGCTAAAACCGAAGGCTGGGGCGCTCTGTCGATCAGGAAGATTGCTGACGCTATTGAGTACAGTGCACCTGTAGTCTATGATTATTTTGAAAATAAGGAAGCCATTTTATTCGACATTTCTCTGAAAGGGTTTAATTTATTGCATAAAGAACTGATCAAAGCTAAAGATCGGTTCGAAACCCCGGAAGAGCAGCTGACTGCCGTTGTGGATGCCTACTGGAATTTTGCTTTTAAAAACAAGGAATATTACCAGCTGATGTTTGGTGTTGGGATGCAGTGCTGCGGCAAAGGCCAGATGAAACAGGAGGTTTCTTCTTTCCAGGATATGCTTTATGACTGTACTTTTGAAATCATACAGAAAAAAGGCTCCAATCCTGAAAGTGCCTGTAACTCTTCCCACGCCCTGTTTTCAGCAGTACACGGATTGATTTCCATTATGATGATGCGTAATGGAGATATTCCA
- a CDS encoding DUF5103 domain-containing protein: protein MKTLRLLLLSFGGLVFGQNIQSIQLFNPQTNDETPVVKLGQQLVLSFDDLTNASEIYRYTLKHYDRNWNEDNLFFTEFANGSLNGLLDKFQYSFNTLQSYTHYTLTMPNDKMQPKISGNFELVVYKDSADRPLFTRRFYVVENNAVLGVNVSRIADARNPDVNQRVEVQAVSQGGDLNSNVNSISLNVMQNNNPNMMIGNLRPSSTLGNKLLFQQMNLVFPGNNEFYYFDNKNIDMAADMVRATEIKDGVNQTYLHPVWAFPLNYQYQPDVNGAWYYRRNDLGIERNAEREADYAWVYFSLDSDPVDKEIYVLGGFNNFKPGKENMMQYDAATKKYVARIYLKQGFYNYILATKEANGPLNFGEVNGNFWQTENLYQAFLYYTPFGRNYDGLMGYGEFRTPVR from the coding sequence ATGAAAACTTTGCGATTACTTTTACTTTCTTTCGGCGGACTGGTCTTCGGGCAGAATATTCAGAGCATACAGCTTTTCAATCCGCAGACGAATGATGAAACCCCGGTTGTAAAACTCGGACAGCAATTGGTGCTGAGCTTCGATGATCTTACCAATGCCAGTGAAATTTACCGGTATACGCTTAAACATTATGACCGCAACTGGAATGAAGATAATCTTTTCTTTACAGAATTTGCTAACGGGAGCTTAAACGGGCTCCTGGATAAGTTCCAGTATTCCTTCAACACTCTGCAGTCTTATACGCATTATACGCTTACCATGCCCAATGATAAAATGCAGCCTAAGATTTCAGGGAATTTTGAGCTGGTGGTCTATAAGGATTCTGCCGACAGGCCATTATTCACAAGGAGGTTCTATGTAGTTGAAAACAATGCAGTATTAGGGGTCAATGTTTCGCGTATTGCAGATGCCAGAAATCCGGATGTCAACCAGAGGGTAGAAGTACAGGCTGTATCGCAGGGTGGAGACCTGAATTCCAATGTGAATTCCATAAGTCTGAATGTCATGCAGAACAACAATCCGAATATGATGATCGGAAACCTGAGGCCCAGTTCAACGTTAGGGAATAAGCTGCTCTTCCAGCAGATGAACCTTGTTTTCCCGGGGAATAATGAATTCTATTATTTCGATAATAAAAATATAGACATGGCAGCGGATATGGTCCGTGCTACAGAAATTAAAGACGGTGTCAATCAGACTTACCTTCATCCGGTATGGGCATTTCCGCTGAACTACCAGTATCAGCCTGATGTAAACGGAGCCTGGTATTACAGGAGGAATGATCTCGGGATTGAGAGGAATGCCGAGCGGGAAGCAGATTATGCGTGGGTATATTTTTCCCTGGATTCAGATCCTGTAGATAAAGAAATTTATGTACTGGGTGGGTTCAATAATTTTAAGCCCGGCAAAGAAAATATGATGCAGTATGATGCCGCGACTAAAAAATATGTTGCCAGGATATATCTTAAACAAGGTTTCTATAATTATATACTGGCTACCAAAGAAGCAAACGGACCTTTGAACTTTGGAGAAGTAAACGGTAATTTCTGGCAGACGGAGAATCTTTACCAGGCATTTTTATATTACACTCCTTTCGGCAGGAACTATGACGGCCTGATGGGGTATGGAGAGTTCAGGACGCCGGTGAGGTAG